The sequence GTAAGGTATTTTCGTAAAAATATGTATCGGAAGGATGATTATGAAGTCATAATGCTTTGTTGGCAATTTTAAAGGCTAAGATTCAAGAGATTATATTGAATGAATGGTTAGGATTTGTTTAAGACCATTTTTAACGCTGCGTTAGAGGGGTCCCGTCAGGCTCGCTGACTCCCTCTAACGCCTCTAACCCGGTGTCAGCTCTCACGCCCTCGGGACGTCAGACGAGAATCTCACGGAAAAAAGGCGTCAGTGTACGTGACGGTTTGTGATTGGATGAATTTTGTAGCCGTTGTCTAACAGATATTTTTCAATTTTTTGATTTTTCAAACCCCGTCATTTTTAACACATCAAACTCTCTATTTTCTCTTATTTTAACACTTTtattcaaattttatatatatttaaatggcaTCGTATTTACTTAATTCGGAATCCGATTTGAAAGACGAGCGTATTGTTGCACTAATTCAAGAATTAGAAGGTGAAGATGCCGAAGTCGAATCATCCGAGTGTGTTCCAAGATCCCGAATTTATATTCCTAGAGATCGAGAGAAAGCCGCAGAAAACTTATGGAAGGATTATTTTAGTGACGCGCCCGTGTTTCCGCAACATAAATTTAAAAGGCGTTTTCGTATGCGTATTCAGTTATTTCTCCGAACTTCTCGAGGTATTTCTGATTTCGATAGTCATAATATTCccgattatttttcctattttaggGAACCTTTTGATGCTATCGGTAGGCCGACTTTTACAATATTGCAAAAAATGACTTCAGCTCTACGCCAGTTGGCGTATGGAACCGCTGCCGATATGTTTGATGAATACTTAAAAATGAGTTAGCAAACCTCAATAATTTGTTAAGACAACTTTTGTAAATGTATTATTCATTTATACAAAGAACGTTACATGAGATCTCCCAATGCATACGATGTTGAACGATTATATAGTAAACATGAGGAGAAACATGATTTTAAGGGTATGCTCGGGAGTACTAAATGTATGCATTGGGAGTGGAAGAATTGTCCAGTTGCTTTAAAGGGACAATACACTCGAGGTGATCACAAGAAACCCACCATTATGCTAGAAGCAGTTGCTTCGTTTGACTTGTGAATTTGGCATGCATTTTTGGGATGACGGGTTCCAAGAATGATATAAATATTTTGAATCAATCACCGATTTTTGATAAACTAAAGAACGAAACAACTCCACCCGCACCATTTGAGGTAAATGGTAATCATTACACAAAAGGCTATTACCTCTCTGATGGTATATATCCTGACTGGGCTACCTTCGTCAAAGGTTATGCGGCACCGACAGATGACCCAAGGTTTAAGTTTACGCGGTTTCAAGCTAGTACCCGAAAGGATGTTAACAGGGCATATGGGGTTCTTCAAGGTCGATTTCATATTTTAAGGTTAGCGGCACACGCTATGTCAATGAACAAGATGCGAAGAGTTATGGATTGTTGTATCATATTACATAATATGATCTTAGAAGATCAAGGATTTGCGTTAAGTGATTGGGAGGAAAATTTCATTACCGAACTGATGGAGAATCGTCCAGAGCGTATAACGAATAGAGGACGAGATCAAGAGTTATCATCCGAGAGATTAGAGATAGGATGGTGCACGACCAACTAACCGATGatctttgataatactaaaaaggaacatatatttagtcgcaatatcatctcaATATGTaaaatttttagttgtaattattctatttttaagttgtaatcgtttaaataaataaatgtgaagacgaagcacggagattaaagaattgaagaaaaagtgtcactaaagcttgaaaagtgccactaaagacatagtgcactcaaaagtgccaccaaaagtgagttaaagacttgcgctgattttgggagttaaggaaaataattttttgtacaAATTACAAGTtgcaaaacataaagtacaagatattaaagcgtacgaaaaggcgttcgaaaatccggaaccgagacatgaaccaactatcaacgtacgactcaacggagctaaaattacaagtcaactatgcacaagaatataatataatataatatataattaattatatatatattatatattataaaatacaaATCCGCCCACATTTTGGATTTAATTGGTGAGCTGGAAAAACGACCTCCACGATTGCGGAGCCCAATGCTTACGAATCATAGCGATCGCGGAGCTACAGTATTCTGAATTCTCCTAAAAAAGCCAGCCTCCTGCTCGACGAATTGGGCACCCCTTTTTCTATCTTTCTTTCTCagtttacatttatatttatattttataattataattttaatttaagttaataataataaggttattgtaagaatgttttacgagttttaaagtcggaactctgtccgtggaacgctacgcgattaataatcattgtaagctatgttcttcctttttaaattaatgtcccgtaactaagttattagtatgcttatatgagctgaagtaatcgtggtgttggactaaatattaagacgaagttattggattttataccataattagggtttggaaaaaagaccgacacttgtggacattggactatggactattaatagatggggggtattgtctaatcgaatgacaactcattagaatctgtcaaacctatctttaaattagttaatctaataattattaaatgattatgaatgtcctatttagtgacatttatacgacatcctttacgataatttaattaattattcgggttgggtaattgattattcaaactgatcaagtgggtaattaatattcatatctcattaaaacaggggtgaattacatataagggtaattggtgtagttgttaacaaagtattaaaatcttggattacacgcagtcgataacctggtgtaattattaacaaagtattaaaaccttgttacagtttaaatccctaattagttggaatatttgacttcggaaataaggttaatttgacgagcattttataattatgaccgatggactattatggacaaaaactagataggtttcaaataaatccaggacaaaggacaattaacccagagtaataaattaaaatcaaaacgtcaaacatcatgattatggaagtttaaataatcataattcttttattgtatttctcatcgtacttttatttactgtcattttatttattgtcattttaattttgtcatttattttacgcactttaattattgtcatttatctttacgcttaaaatataaaattaacaaaccggtcattaaacggtaaaccccccgtttataataataatattactatatataattatatattttttgtataaatatagttttataaaatatagtacgtaatcaatcTTGTTGAGCATATTTGGAACCTTCTACCCACATTTTGCACTGCGAACTAGTTTATATTGTACGAGTAATTTAATTTATGTAATGGTTAGATTTTAAGTATTGTTGAACTATATTAATTTATGTAATGGTTgaattttatgaaatattatttttgtgatgttttttatattt comes from Rutidosis leptorrhynchoides isolate AG116_Rl617_1_P2 chromosome 4, CSIRO_AGI_Rlap_v1, whole genome shotgun sequence and encodes:
- the LOC139841488 gene encoding uncharacterized protein; translation: MASYLLNSESDLKDERIVALIQELEGEDAEVESSECVPRSRIYIPRDREKAAENLWKDYFSDAPVFPQHKFKRRFRMRIQLFLRTSRGISDFDSHNIPDYFSYFREPFDAIGRPTFTILQKMTSALRQLAYGTAADMFDEYLKMKRYMRSPNAYDVERLYSKHEEKHDFKGMLGSTKCMHWEWKNCPVALKGQYTRGDHKKPTIMLEAVASFDL